In a genomic window of Candidatus Moranella endobia PCIT:
- the nrdB gene encoding class Ia ribonucleoside-diphosphate reductase subunit beta, producing MAYTTFSQVKNNQLLEPMFFGQPVNIARFDQQKYNFFEKLIEKQLSFFWRPEEVDVSRDRIDYQVLPEHEKHIFISNLKYQTLLDSIQGRSPNIALLPLISIPELETWVETWSFFETIHARSYTHIIRNIVNAPSLVFDTIITNKEILKRAQNICGYYDGLIKLASYYQLLGEGTHYVNGNMVMVNLHELQKKLYLCLMSVNALEAIRFYISFACSFAFAEREIMEGNAKIIRLIARDEVLHLTGTQYMLNLMRSGDDDPTMAKIALECQQESYDLFLMAAQQEKDWASYLFRDGSMIGLNKDILCQYVEYITNIRMQAVGLDRPFTTRSNPIPWINSWLVSDNVQMAPQEVEVSSYLVGQIDATINNDDFSNFKL from the coding sequence TGTTGGAACCAATGTTTTTCGGCCAGCCGGTTAACATTGCTCGCTTCGATCAGCAGAAATACAATTTTTTTGAAAAACTTATTGAAAAACAATTGTCTTTCTTTTGGCGCCCAGAAGAAGTAGATGTGTCACGTGATCGTATCGACTATCAAGTGCTGCCGGAGCACGAAAAACATATTTTTATTAGTAATCTCAAATACCAGACGCTACTAGATTCCATACAAGGACGCAGTCCCAATATCGCTCTACTGCCGCTAATTTCGATACCAGAATTGGAAACTTGGGTGGAAACCTGGTCATTTTTTGAAACGATACATGCTCGCTCCTATACCCATATTATACGCAATATCGTCAACGCTCCATCGCTGGTATTCGACACCATTATCACAAACAAAGAGATTCTAAAAAGAGCACAGAATATTTGTGGCTATTACGATGGTCTGATCAAGCTAGCAAGCTATTATCAGCTTTTGGGTGAAGGTACTCACTATGTAAATGGTAACATGGTGATGGTTAATTTGCATGAGCTGCAGAAAAAGCTCTATCTTTGCCTGATGAGCGTTAACGCATTGGAAGCAATCCGTTTCTATATCAGCTTCGCCTGCTCTTTCGCCTTCGCCGAGCGTGAAATTATGGAGGGTAACGCGAAAATTATTCGCCTAATCGCCCGCGACGAAGTGCTGCACTTAACAGGCACCCAGTATATGCTGAACCTAATGCGTTCCGGTGATGATGATCCGACAATGGCTAAGATTGCACTTGAATGTCAGCAGGAAAGCTATGATTTGTTCCTGATGGCAGCGCAACAGGAGAAAGACTGGGCGAGCTATTTGTTCCGCGATGGGTCTATGATCGGCTTAAACAAAGATATTCTTTGTCAGTATGTGGAATATATCACCAATATACGCATGCAGGCGGTTGGGCTTGATCGGCCCTTTACCACTCGCTCCAATCCGATTCCTTGGATCAACTCCTGGCTTGTGTCGGATAACGTTCAGATGGCGCCGCAGGAGGTTGAGGTAAGCTCCTATCTGGTAGGTCAGATTGATGCTACCATTAATAATGACGACTTTAGCAACTTCAAGTTGTAA